The genomic window gaaaagaaacgccatttggaatggcatcTTTAAAAACgctcaaaatggcgttttcaaattttcccacaaaaaaaaaaaagggaaaaaatcgtgaaaaaatgagaaaattgattttttaaatttaaaattaattaataaattaaaattataattttgattgaaatttaaaatataaagatttgaatttgtaattcattaaaaaaattaatttagattttttatttaaaatattttttaaaagatgtcaaaaaaaatcttaagaaataaaaaaaaattatcatagaaaataaaaaaaaagagaaagaaatatgaaagaaataaaaatttgaaatttaattgaaaaacatcattcgaaatgcttgtcctaaaaatttttaaaaaaaaaaattaaataataaaaaaatataatttaaaatttaaaagaaataaaattttagagattaattgaaataaaaataagcattcaaattactttgtcaaattaaaattaatttattctaaaaatattcaaaaaaaattgaaaaataggctaaaaaatttttataaaaacataaagaattgaaaaaaaatagaaattataattgtaattgaagaacaaagtttataatttttaattttaagaaataagaattataattttaattgaaattaaaaattactttttaaataactaaattaattgaaatataaatttttcagaaatattttaaataaaagaaaaaaaatacgtaatagaatatcaaaaagataaaaatggaagaaaactaaaattaaaatttaaaattataaaaattataaattagattagcaaaaatatatcataaaagaataaaattaaattaaattaaatacaatttcatttttagggtattttataaatgtgacttaaaaaaattaaatttgaattaaattttgataaaaaaagaaatacattaataagttaaaaaataatgaaaagttaaaaagttaaaatttttaaaaagtcagaaaaaataagaattataaatttaaatttttaaaaaaataaaattttaaagattaagtgaaatagaaatattttttaaaattaatttcttaaattaaaattaatttaattaaaaattgcctaaaaaaattaattttagttttctttcattttttaaatattaatgtttaaattaatttagttatttaaaatattatttttaatttcaattataattttaattcttatttcttaaaattaaaaattataaactttgttcctcaattacaattagaatttctattttttttcaattctttatctttttatgaaatttttttaggcaatttttatattttatttagaaatttttttaattaaattaattttaatttgagaaattaattttaaaaaatatttctatttcacttaatctttaaaattttattttttttaaaatttaaatttataattcttattttttctgactttttaaaaattttaactttttaactttttaacttttcatcattttttaacttattaatgtatttcttttttatcaaaatttaattcaaatttaatttttttaagtcacatttataaaataccctaaaaataaaattgtatttaatttaatttaattttattcttttatgatatattttttctaatctaatttataatttttataattttaaattttaattttagtttttttccatttttatctttttgatattctattacgtattttttttcttttatttaaaatatttctgaaaaatttatatttcaattaatttagttatttaaaaagtaatttttaatttcaattaaaattataattcttatttcttaaaattaaaaattataaactttgttcttcaattacaattataatttctattttttttcaattctttatgtttttataaaaattttttagcctatttttcaatttttttgaatatttttaaaataaattaattttaatttgacaaagtaatttgaatgcttatttttatttcaattaatctctaaaattttatttcttttaaattttaaattatatttttttttattatttaaattttttttttaaaaatttttaggacaagcatttcgaataatgtttttcaattaaattttaaatttttatttctttcatatttttttctcttttttttattttctatgataatttttttttatttcttaagattttttttgacatcttttaaaaattattttaaataaaaaatctaaattatttttttaatgaattacaaattcaaatctttatattttaaatttcaatcaaaattataattttaatttattaattaattttaaattttaaaaaactaattttttcaattttttacgatttttttcttttttttttgtgaaaaaatttgaaaacgccattttgaatggcgtttttaaaaacgccattcaaaatggtgtttttaaagacgccattccaaatggcgtttcttcttttttttttttttttttgggacgatgccactgTGGAAATGGGGGGTGATGTGGAGGGagaaaaaacgtcattcaaaatgacattttcccttttgcattagtttgataaataaatttcattttgatatattttaatatttttttttttttttatattattctgaaaaagagttctctcctctcggtaaagtGCTGCAATCCGGCTAAGATTCGGAGGGGACATCGAGGTCCCAGACATGACAGCAAAGGTCATTTCGTTTTGATTTGTGGAAGTTGAAATGGCCATGCTGCAGGGACGTTAACTCCTGGACCAAGATGTCAGGCTTTCAGGATATTTActcgatttgaaaaaatattcagTGTAACGATGATgtcatattaaatttataataaattaataaaaaattttatattttattaattatcatatattttattattttttataaattatatcacatattattttatatattttatttatttttaattattaattaatttattataataataatatgatattattattataataaatattttttcgatTTTCAAATATCAGTGCTTAAAACATTATGTTTCTCTAAATGAGATGCAGTTATTGCATGCATCATATTTAAATGATTCAAGATAAATTTTGGAGCATATGCATGATGAACATCACGTAATTAAAAATTGTTGAAATACAAAAGGTAGTGTGGCCTGTTATCCGTTGTGGGATTTAACAAGGTCCAATTGCACCTGGGGCATGCAATATAGAGATCTAGAAGAAAAAAAACTGACGATAGGAGCTGGAGAAAATTCTGATTATTTTGCTCTTAAAAACAATGGAGGGAGTTGGCTCGTTTGTAAGATTTGATCTTCGGTCAATCGACATAATTAACTTGCAAAGCTGAGAAATTGTGACTTGTGAGCTTCAGCAAGGGTGATACATCCGTTTGCAACCTTGTTTGATATTATCATTGCTGCACCACCCGCCATCTTAGCCTCTGCGCCCATGTCGATTCTAAAAGCTTCAGCAAGGTCACAGACTACTATCAACCCCTTGATTGAAGTGGCATTCGAGAAAGAGTTGCAGCTACGCCCAAAATCATCTTGAGGGTAAACGAGAGGAGCATGGTTGATGGGAAGTCCATGGGATGGAAGGCTGACTCGCCATTAAATTTCTGTCGATCTCCAAGCTTCAGAATCACCTTCGTGTTTCTGTCCATGGCGCTCACTCCTACTCGTACTGTAAGGATCCAAGGAGCATCATTGTTAAGTGAACCAAATGGGCCCCTATTACCAATAGCAAAGCTTGCTGAGATTCCCTTCTTGATTGCACTGATGGCGGCAACTGCGGTTGCATCTTCATAGAAAGGAGTGGATGCTGATCCTCCAAGTGAGAGCGACATCACATCTAACCCATCCTTGATTGCCGCATCCATCCCAGCAAGTGTAGTGGATGTTTGACAACCATAAGAACCACATGCCTTGTAGATGGCCAAGTGTGCATGTGGTGCCATGCCAGCAGCCAGAGAAATTCTTATGTAGACTTAGTCTACAATAAATACTATAGACTAagctaataaaaataaagatcagaGTCAAGAGTTGAGTTGAGATTGTAATCAAGAGAATAATCAATGGGATAATCAATAAAATCAATGGGataatcaataaaatataattcAACTCCCAACCATCCATCAACCAAAATACGACtctaatctttatttttattaacttaatcTACAGCATTTATTGTAGACTAAGTCTACACAAGAATTTCTCCAACAACTATAACATTGCCATTCCCGAGCACATTGGCATTGCTTACAAACTTTCCAATGCAATGCTATTTGTATGGGCACCATACCCTTTAGCATCGATTAATTGGAGACTTCGACTCTAAGCCTTCATCACCAAATGATTTGGCTCTAATGATTTGTTGTTACAGGTTTTCCTCTTAAATTTGCATGCCCCCTTCCATTTATGTGGAGCTGGGGTGGGGGCGGGGgacaaaaagagaaaagaagactcctcaaagaagtattttttctcttcgattccaatgaaaaaaatagagatcTAGGACAATCAAAACCCGAGATCTCTTCTATAAAAGAAATCTTTCTTCAAGCCACTACAAGCATTGgctcacctctcttctttctcattttttctcctctattttttttatcaatcttcCAAGACCCATGCCCACTGAAATCGACGTTGAGGGATCACGGAGCCAAGATATGGGCTCGCCCTCACCTCCCCTCTCTCTTACCCTCCTCCCCACAACCTTAGGTAGTCCCGTCGATGTCGGATTTATTGAAATCCCACTAGATTTTCATCATGAATGCCTTCCCCTAATTTTGGGTCTTTTCCCTTGATTTTCCACCAATTGAATCTTGCCACCGACTGTCTTATGCCCCACCGCCATCGGCCACTTGTTGTCACCATCTATTGTTGGTTATTTGATAACTAGCCACCACCCAACTTCTTCTCCTATTTAgctaaagaaagaagaagagaagaaaagaaaagaaaaaaaaaagaaaaaggagagagaaaggttgTCGATCTATCATgtgtctctctcttcttcttctctcttatgTCTCTCTCatgctctctcttttttttttccatctcatTCATGGACCCCAATGTCATTGTCATGCTCCCTTACTATGAACCAAAAAATTCTTTTAGAAAGGAAGCCCAAAATCGCTTCGATATTTATGCAGTTTGTCGGATTCCAGTTCAATCCATGCCAAATATTTGTAAATTCTGATCATTGTTGACCCCTTATTAAGTCACCTTGGCATAACTCCTGATGAtcttaatcataatttttttatttgagaaatactaagattctctccactttctctttaAAAAGACTTATGAACCCTTATATCGAGTCCTACCTCCTTATGTTGTGGATTCATGTTGACCTCAACTAGGAGACCTTAAACTGTCTCGATGCCTAAGTAGCCTCTTAAATCGACCATCCAATCAACAGTCTTCTTTCTTTGTGATTGAATTTTTATCAaataagaattaattatattttaatatgttaAATTGGTTTAATAAATTCATCTAGCAAAATTTGAAGGTCTAAGGCAGAAGAGGTAGGTAACCTCAAAACTTCTCACTTATTTTTTAACTATCGGttactttattataaaaaaaattattttatattttcataaaataaggatcgatcATATATATTATGAAACTCTTAATTTAGCATATAATAGCAATTCTATGAATATTTTTGTTGGTGCAAGATTGCGGCTGGCACCAAAGGAGCCGGAGTGGAAGATCGAGATCGATCTCCCAGAGGCACAATCTACAAGAACAGCTTCGATGGGAGGCGGTTTCGAtggagatcctctgatgctcaagtcagtatcaTATTCTATAGAAGGAGCGTGAGAGACAGATTGATAGTATACATTGGGGTCCCTCTTTTGGCTTCTTCTTATAGAAGGAGATCGGAGTTTGTTAGACCTAAGCCTGCAGGTTGTTAGAATAGGTTGTCCGCCCACTAATAGATTTGTTAGTCATGAGAGAGTACGGGATTGTCAGAGATTTTTATCTCCCATTAAATATCTTTGAGAATCATGCCTGACAATATCACCTCATGGCATGTGGGGAAGCCCATCTATTGATGGCTCGGACTGACAAGCAGGAGCTGAGAGTATGGAGGGCTCGTCTTACTCATGATTACTCCTATTTATTAATGGGGTGATATGACGGACTATAAAGAGACCTCATAGGGCAGTTGGTCGAAGATGATAGTGGAGGCCGATGCTAGGATGTGGCCGAGAATTGGTCGGCTGAGAGTTAATCGATAGTCGATGCAAGGGCCAAGGCCGTTATGGGCCTCAGAGGTCGAGGTTAAGGATGGATGCATAGGATCAGAGGTCGAGGTCGAGGACAGATATGTGGgtacattctctctctttctctccaccgCCTTATCTCTTTCTatcctttccttttcctttttgtcttgttCTAATGCTGATGGGAGGATGAGATGGAAAAAAGGAGGTGGCAATTAAAGCCTCTAtttggttcaaagaattcaagatAATTCTCAAAGCATGTGCATGGAGGAAAGCGAAGTTCAAAAGCCCTCTGGATCCTACATCTTCGACcagtaaaaaaatattctcaataattttaatgtgaataatttatttataaaatatgaacTTCATAATTATAAAACTTATGTTttgttatgaaaaaaataattttaggatTATTTTACTATTAAAGATTACTTATGAATCATGAACTCTATAAAATTATTCAGTATCCTATTTATGTATGATTTAAGAAAACATGATTCAATGTAATATAATTTAAGAATCATATTTTAAGAAATATGATAAAAAGCTCTTAGATAACTATATATGATTTCTAAAAGTAGACAATAGTTATTGACATACGATCCTATAAATGGATAATAATAGTTAGCATATGATCTTGCCAAAAGATAATCATAGTTGACAATGACCCTATCAATAGCTAATAGTAGTTAGTATTTTATCGATTACAGTCttgtcacggatataatagtgatTTTAGTATTTAGTATAAAAGAATTATTAAAAACTATGAAGTGATAAATTGACAGATGATTCATaactttatttataaaattaagatGATTTGTAAATTTATTTATACTATGCATTGAAAACCATATTTATGTAAattgtaatatatatatacatacatacatacatacatacatatatatatatatatatatatatatatatatatatatatatatatatacatatacatatacatatacatacatacatatatatatatatatatatatatatatatatatatatatatatatatatatatatatgtatatatatatatatacatatatatatatatatatatatgtatatatatatatatattgtatatatatatatatatatatatatatacacatatatatatacatatatatatatacacatatatatatatacatatgtgtgtgtgtgtgtgtgtgtgtgtgtctacacacacacacacacacacacacacacacacacacacacacacacacatatatatatacatatctatatatacatatatatacatacatacatacatacatatatatatatatacatacatacatatatacacatatatacatatatatacgcatatatatatatatatatatatatatatatatatatatatatatatatatatatatatatatatatgtatagacacacacacacacacacacacacacatacacacacagatatatatatatatacatacatacatatatatacacacacacacacataagagTATGATTTATTATGaaagttttatcttctaatgataatgatctttaaaatatttattgatgcaagtataaatttatgcttgatccgataagatagtgtaaggtttacttactgagctgATATAGcttatatcttttatttattattttttttttttacaaaggaATAAGGTTAGGAACAAGGATAATCCAGACTTAGAATTCTACGCTAGAAAGCTTGAAAATTATTAGATGATTATAGActtatagataattattttttataaattttgagatatggaTTTTGATATTTAGTATTGAATTTAGATTCTTTAGATCAATATTGATTTATTTGTTTGATGAACGatagaattgaattttttattatattttatttatgatagattttagctgattatgattgacTAACTTCTATACCTCTTGCTAGTATGATTGTATGATGTTCTAGATTTTGGACATGATAGCCCGAGCATGATCCCATTATCCAATATCCTAATGATCACCTCCTTGCCTATACCTGAGTTTTCTCTGGACTATGTTGCTTGGTTGCAAGCCTAGGACGGCAGGTGTGTGGGTGGTTGTCACGCTCCGAATccaacatccgggtcggatacgtgatggccgcacactccttagagcaagccctaaagaatatgcaaggccaaattaaatcattacaatcttatcaaccataatatttaatttcaataataattcataaaacttgcataattacaattaacattccttcaatcctctgatcatgtatcaatggtactctatctatgcatccgctcactcacaaatccataccatagccaactatggacatcttgtaactctgagaagaaaagaaaatgaaggggtgtgagctttacagcccagtaagaattctcatatcacaccaatataataatataatctgaaaataaagataaacaataatacataaaagtcgatgttcactgtccaaaatactgcaaacatttatagattatctgtttcatcaaaagagatgcatcatcatatgttaataagagaaacaattttattcaacgattgtttcatgtcttatctttctattttcttctattatcacatcgtctttaatccttttctttttggctttagctttagttttggctttggactaccaggatcatgcgacgatcttttattcggatcgatttctgtgatcttcctcggatcgaaatattcatgatctttctcggatcaaagtggccatgatctttctcggatcaaactattcatgatctttctcggatcagattcttcatgatctttctcggatcatattcttccacacataagcctgtgggggctgtcccagacataagctcatgacaagctattccacatgacaaggccagtccaaaccaaatttttctttctcttcattttcatgaaattataatatttgacttcattaatcaattcaaattttgtagtgtaataaatatgtcatacccatataatcatgccatcaatcgctgatatatataaattgatataacatactcatgctcaaaatcacataaataaataacagtatctcaaatATAACaatttcatcgatctcaaatccaacgatgcaaaatcaaggagataaaatcaatggtaaaataacatatataatgatgatcatgtacagagattcttacctttaccggtgactgatccaagcacaaaaatcaatgttcttctttgatttatgaattctttaacaaaatattccactcgatatcatttgcagacaatcatctcttcatgaccctgatcaaatataaaaatcatatatggagaaaattaccgataatcgatcctaataacacagatcgagaacctatcttaggattaatcaaaattaagatttgtttaagcatctagatcctccactgatccataagcttttagagagagaaattccatgaagagagagaaaattctagagacagaaagtagagagagaaagtggagagagaaatttttgtatccttctgatgaggcaatcatgatcgagatcatcagaggtcctatcagggtgactcaatatgaatcaaatattacaaatttcgaataggatcggactgggatcagatctaccgcatgaatttcgaagcaatttcaaatcatcatatttttaattcaaatatatcctagggtctgtgatgcaatcagagagagagtagaaagattctagagagataaaatccataaaaagagagaaagatctagagagagaaaatagagagagtatctagagagagaaaatgtaaagagaaggtagagagaggagagagaaaatttttctctcttcttcttctttttattttattttatttttttttctctttttcttctctttttttttctttcttttttttttcctttttcttttctttttctttttcctttttcttttcttttcttttctttttcttcttcttcttttcttcttcttcccgcggcctcctttGGCTGAaataggggaagaccgtgaggtcccccccccgatggctcgggctccggtggcttggccggagatccgataACGACCGACGATGGGGTTGGGCCGGCGGTGGCCACAGCGGACGGCCGgcagctcttttttttttcgaaaaataggggatcttcttgttcatggatttttcggcAATCCTGACGGCTGGCGAGGAGTCTAAAaccatgggaagaaagagaagagggagagaaagaaagattgaacccttacctgaactccgatggcctcttcgaccttcaatttCTGACGAACACGATAAGAGGCTGCCGCGACCTCTACGGAGAAAATGAGAGGAATCGGGCTCGACGGTCGCCGGTGGAGGCTCGTGAGGGAGaggagagtcttatttatagagaatcctagagttctaagaggcctagagtccttctccgatcgggattcatcggagaagaagactcccttcgggagtctcctttcgtccccctcttttttttttatctgggtta from Elaeis guineensis isolate ETL-2024a chromosome 4, EG11, whole genome shotgun sequence includes these protein-coding regions:
- the LOC140857270 gene encoding subtilisin-like protease 4 → MAPHAHLAIYKACGSYGCQTSTTLAGMDAAIKDGLDVMSLSLGGSASTPFYEDATAVAAISAIKKGISASFAIGNRGPFGSLNNDAPWILTVRVGVSAMDRNTKVILKLGDRQKFNGESAFHPMDFPSTMLLSFTLKMILGVAATLSRMPLQSRG